The following nucleotide sequence is from Nocardioides daedukensis.
GCTCACACCCACGACCAGCCTCAGCGCCAGAGCGCTCGCCGATTCCGGCGAGAGCGAGGGGTGGGCACACATCATCACCAGCCGGAGCAGGTCGTCCTCGATCACGCCGCCCGGGTCCGCCATCACCCGAGTCGACTGCTCACGCTGCTCGGCGTCAGAGACCAGCAACGGTGCACGACGACGCGCCGTGGCCTCCGCGCGGATATGGTCCAGCACCCGCCGTCGCGCCGCGGTGAGCAGCCACGCCGCCGGGTTGTCGGGCACGCCTCTGCTCGGCCAGTGCCGGGCGGCGGCCTCGACGGCGTCGGCCAACGCTTCCTCGGCCAGGTCAAGGCGGCGGAACTGGGCGAGCAACAGGGACATCAGGCGTCCCCATTGCTCGCGGACCGTCCTGTCGAGGACGGCGTGCTCATCGGCGCGTCGGTCCGCGGTCACGGTGGTCCGCTCATCGGGGGCCTACTCATCGGGCCCACTCATTGGTGGCCCAGTCACGGGTGGCTCGCTCGCCGGTGACCCCGCTTGCCGTCGACCCACTTGCCGGCGACCAGGTCACCGGTGATCCACTCGCCCCTGACCGGGTCACTGCCCGATGGCCACTGTCGGCCGGATCTCCACCGAATAGCAGACCGGCAGTAGGGCAGCAGCCGCCGTCGCGTGGTCCAGGTCGGGCAGCTCGGCGTCGTAGTAACCACCGATCATCTCGACGGTCTCTGCGAACGGGCCGTCACTCACGGCCAGCTCCCCCGACTCGTGGCGCACCGTGGTGGCGGTGTCGGCCCCGGCGAGCGCGGCCGCACTGATCTCCCGGCCGTGTTGAGCCAAGTAGTCGGAGAATGCCTGGTGCTGGTCGACGAAGACCTGCTGTTCCTCGACGGAGGCCTGGTCCCACCCGCCGGGCTCGTAGGCGATCAGGAACAGGTAGCGCTTCATGGCGGGCTCCTTGCTCATCGGCGGGATCACTCGGGGTGGCGGCGTCACTCGGGGGAGTCACTCGGGGAGGCGGCGGAACTCGATGAGCTCACCGCGCGATGCGAACCGGGTGCAGAGCTCACGCAGCTCGTCCTCGTTGTCGGACTCGATGAGGTAGAAGCCGACGATCTGCTCGACGGACTCCGTGAACGGGCCGTCGGTGACGGTTGCCCCACCGTTGCCGTCGGGGCGCATCGACGTGGCCAGGGCCGAGGGTTCGAGCGGGCTGACCGCGATGATCCGGTGTCCACCTGCGGCGAGGTCCTCGTGGAACTGGCCGTGCGATGCCATCCCCTTCTGGTGCTCCTCGGGCGGCAGCTTCGCCCACTCCGCCTCCGGTGCAGGCAGCAGGATCAGGTAGCGACGCATGTCATTCTCCTCTTGATCGGGCGGCCGCAGGTGCGACCTCACCACCATGACGGACGCGAACCCACGAAATCGACAACCGGGAGAAAGATTTCCCCGGTGGTCAGATCGTCGGCGTGGTGCGCTCGACGATCGAGCGGAAGTCCGCGCCCTGCAGCGTGCCGAACGTCCCGTTGTACGACGTACCCAGGCGCGAGGCGCAGAACGCGTCCGCGATCTCCGCAGGTGCGAAGCGGACCAGCAACGAGCCCTGCAGGCAGGCAGCCATCAGGCCGGCCAACCGGCGCGCGCCGACCTCGAGCGATGCGGTGTCCCCGAGCATCTCCAGGGCGTGCTGGACCGCAGCATCGAGCCGCGGGTCGGCGCCGTGCGCCTTGCCGACCTCGGTGATCCACGCATTGAGGGCCTCGGGCTCGCGGGTCAGTGCGCGGAGCACGTCGAGGGCGTTGACGTTGCCCGAGCCCTCCCAGACCGAGTTGAGGGGCGACTCGCGGAAGAGCAGCGGGAGACCCGACTCCTCGACATACCCGTTGCCACCCAGGCACTCCAGCGCCTCGGCGACCATGAACGGAGTCCGCTTGCAGACCCAGAACTTCGCCAGCGGAAGCGCGATCCTGCGGAACGCTGCCTCGTGGGGGTCATTCGGGTTGTCCACGGCGGCCGCCAGGCGGATCGCCAGCGCGGTGGCGGCCTCCGACTCGACGGCGAGGTCGGCGATCACGTTCTGCATCAACGGCTTGTCGGCCAAGAGCCCACCGAACGCCGAGCGGTGCGCGACGTGCCACGAGGCCTCGGCCAAGGAGCGTCGCATCAACGATGCCGAGCCGAGCACGCAGTCGAGCCGGGTCGCGGCAACCATCTCGATGATGGTGCGCACACCACGACCCTCGTCGCCCAGACGATGCGCCCAAGTGCCGTTGAACTCCAGCTCGGAGGAGGCGTTGGAGCGGTTGCCGAGCTTGTCCTTGAGGCGTACGACGTCGAGCTGGTTGCGGGTCCCGTCCTCGAGGACCCGCGGTACGACGAAGCAGGTGACTCCCTGCTCGGCCTGGGCCAGGACCAGGAACATGTCGTTCATCGGTGCCGAGGTGAACCACTTGTGCCCGTGCAACGTGTAGTTGCCGTCGGACGAGGTCGGCCGTGCCTCGGTGACATTTGCGCGGACGTCCGAGCCGCCCTGCTTCTCGGTCATCCCCATCCCGGCCAGCGCGCCCTTCTTGTCCGCCGGGTTCCGCAGGCCGGGGTCATAGCTGGTCGAGGCGAGCAGGGGAGTCCACTGCTTGGCGACGGCCTCGTCGGCACGCAGGGCCGGGACCGCGGCATAGGTCATCGAGATCGGGCAACCATGACCGGGCTCGGTCTGCGACCAGGCGAAGAACCCCGCGGCACGACGTACGTGCGCGTGCGGGTGGTCCGATTCCCACGGGGCTGCGGCGAGGGCGTGCCCGACGGCCCGCTCCATCAACCAGTGCCAGGAGGGGTGGAACTCCACCTCGTCGACCCGGTTGCCGAACCGGTCGTAGTTGACCAGTTCGGGATGGAACTTGTTGGCCAGCATGCCGTGCTCGCGCGCCTCCTCGGTGCCGGCCTCGGCGCCGAGGTCGATCAGCTCGCCGACCACGTCGGCGCCGGCGTGACGACTGATCGCGTCGGTGAGCGCGTGGTCGGAGGTGACCACGTTGTGACCTATCAGTGGGGGTGCCTGATTGTTGCTTGCACGAATGTCGGAGCCCATGTGGATACCGTAGGCCCATGCCCTCGTCGACCGCCAAGAACCAACGCGGTCTGCTGGCGAAGGCGATGCATCTGTTGTGGCGGTTGGTGGTCACCACCGTCGCCTCCTGCATGCGCTATCGGGTCACCGGGCTGGCCGCCGAGGCCGCCTTCTTCGCGATCCTGTCGATGCCGCCGCTGATCTTCGCGCTGACCGGCGCCATCGGCTACGTGGGGGAGACGTTCACCTCTGCGCAGGTCGAGGACATGCGCCAGGCCGTGATCACCCTGTCCAGCCGGGCGCTGACCGAGAGCGCGGTCGACAACATCATCGTGCCGACCTTCGATGACGTGATCGAGGGCGGACGTTTCGACGTCATCTCGATCGGCTTCGTGCTGGCCTTGTGGTCCGGGTCCCGGGCGCTCAACGTCTTCGTGGACACGATCACGATCATGCACGGGCTGGGCGGGCAGCGCGGGATCATTCGGACCCGGGCGCTGTCGTTCAGCCTCTATGTCCTCGGGCTGATCACCGGGATGGTCGCGATCCCGTTGATCATCGCCGGCCCGAAGCTCGTGGGCAGCTGGCTGCCGAGCCAGTTCGACCCGCTCTACAAGCTCTACTGGCCGACCATAGTCGTGCTGTGCATCTGCTTCCTCACCACGCTCTACCACGTGTCGGTGCCCGTACGGACGGCTTGGCGCTACAACCTGCCCGGCGCTGTGTTCAGCCTGACCACCTGGATCGTCGGCTCCTTCTTCCTGCGCTGGGTGCTGACCACCACCGCGGCGGACTCCCGCTCGATCTTCGGCCCGCTCGCCGCGCCGATCGCTGTGCTGCTGTGGCTCTACATCGTCTCGATCGCAGTCCTGATCGGTGCCGCGCTCAATGCCGCCTGCGATGCGGTCTTCCCGCAGAACTCGACGTCGAAGGCGCGCACCGAGCTGTTGAAGAAGCTCAACCAGGTGCTTCCCTCACGGATCACCGACCGGATCGGGCGAACCGAGCCCGTGGCACACGACGTACCCGAGGATCGTGGGCCGCGTCCCACCCCCGACAAGCCGTCCGTGCCAGACTGACGCCTGTGTCCAGCCCGATGTCCTGCTGCCCCGAACGAGCCGGGTAATGGAGGAGAAGACAACCTCGCGCACCACCCCGGCCGGGGTCGCCCTTCCCGCCCGCGCGCGCTCTCCCTGGTGGGAGCTGAGCCGTCGGCTGCTGCTCGCGCTCGGGATCCTGTTCGGGACCGTGCTGCTGGTGTGGCTGGACCGCGAGGGCTATCGCGACGCGAATGACCCCACCGGGGCGGTCGACCTGATCGACGCGATCTACTACACGACCGTCACCCTGAGCACGACCGGGTACGGCGACATCACGCCCGTCTCCTCGCAGGCCAGGATGATCAACGCGCTCGTCATCACCCCGGCCCGGATCGGGTTCCTGGTCCTGCTGATCGGCACGACCATCGAGGTCCTGGCCAACCAAGGCCGGGAGATGTTCCGGATCGCCCGCTGGAGGAAGAACATGGACAACCACGTCGTCGTGATCGGCTATGGCACCAAGGGCCGCAGTGCTGCCGACACCTTGATCCAGAACGGCCTCGACCCGGAGTCGATCGTCGTGGTCGACCCGCGACCCAGTGCCCGCGAGGAGGCCAACTCCGACGGCCTCGCGGTGATCGCAGGTGACGCCACCCGCCGTGAGGTGCTGCGCCGGGCCCGGGCCGAGAAGGCGAGCCAGGTGATCATCACGACCGATCACGACGCCAACACGATGATGGCCACCCTGACCGTCCGCCAGATCAATCCGGGGGCCTACATCGTCGCCGCCGTCCGCGAGCAGGACAACGTGCCCCTGGTGCGTCAGTCCGGCGCGGACGCCGTCGTGACCTCCAGCGAAGCAGTCGGGCGGCTGCTCGGTCTCTCCTCCCTCTCGCCGACTCTCGGTGAGGTGATGGAGGACCTGATGACCTATGGCGCAGGACTGGAGGTCGCCGAGCGGGACCTCCTGGTCAGCGAGGTCGGCAAGCAGCCCCAGCGTCTTCCCGACCAGGTGATCGCCGTGGTGCGTGACGAACAGGTCTACCGCTACTTCGACCCGGTGGTCACCCAGCTCGCGCGCGGTGACCGGCTGATCGTCGTACGCCCCTCCAAGGAGCAGCCCTGGGCGCCGCGACCGGGGACCAACTTCGAGGACACTGCCGAGGACGACTGATCCTCCACGCCGTGGCGACCTGGCCCGGTTGGGCCATCTCGGCCGGCGGATCGGACATTTCCGGTGCCGGAACCCGGCGAACCTGTCCGTTTCGTTCCCAGGGAGCCGACCGCGGGCTAGGTTGAGCGCACGGGCCGACAGGGGTCCCTGAACGAGGGGGAGTGCGTCCGATGCCACCAGCCGATGCGGTCTGTTCGGTGCACCGGGAGTTCACCGCGTCCCCACGCAGGCTGCTGGCAGCCGTGCTCGCCACGAACCCGCACCGGTTCCGGATGGTCAGCGCACGCGGCGCGGAGATCTTCTTCGTCTTCCGTGTGCTCGCCAGGGACGGCTATCGCACCGGCGAGGAGGTGCTCGCCCTGATCACCGCCGGCCCGCAGGGGTCCCAGCTCCTCGTCGTGCACGAGGGCAGCACGATGGCCGTTCCCGACACCCACGTCGCCATGGCGATGGAGACCTTCATCGGGCGAGTCCAGTTCGCCTACGACCACCCGAGTGCGGGTGAGCTGCGCAAGCGGGCCGTCGAGATCCGCAGCTGATTCGCCAGCATCCGTACCAATGACAAGAGGCCCGCTCGATGAGCGGGCCTCTTGTGCTGGTGGACGATACTGGGTTTGAACCAGTGACCTCTTCCGTGTCAAGGAAGCGCGCTACCGCTGCGCCAATCGTCCGAGATCTTGAATTATAGGGGAACTGGTGGAGGTGGGTACGGGATTTGAACCCGTGTACACGGATTTGCAGTCCGTTGCCTCGCCTCTCGGCCAACCCACCGCAGGAGGACCAACGATCCACCCCCAGGTGGTGTGGGGGAGAGGATCTCTCCGAGCGGACGACGAGGCTCGAACTCGCGACCTCAACCTTGGCAAGGTTGCGCTCTACCAACTGAGCTACGTCCGCTTGGCGCCCGGTTCATCACCGGGCGACGTGAGAACATTAGCCGAACGCCTTCGGAGTGCAAAATCGGGGTCCAGCGCGGCGTGTTCAGGCGCAACTCTGCCTGTCTGAGCTGGGTTCCCGGCGATCGTGGCGGGTCTAGATTGGTCCCATGCGAGCTTGGGTGAACGGACGGATCCTCGACAATCCCGCTGATCCTGCGATCACGGTCTCCGACCATGGCTTCACGGTGGGCGACGGCGTCTTCGAGGCGGTGAAGGTGGTCGACGGCCAGCCGTTCGCGTTGACCCGCCACCTGGACCGGCTCGCCGTCTCGGCGCGCGGGCTCGGTCTCCCGGCCGTCGACGACGCGTTGGTGCGACGAGCAGTCGCCGAGTCCCTCGAAGGCCAGGATCTGACGCTGGGCCGGCTGCGGATCACCTACACGGGAGGCGTCGCGCCCCTGGGCAGCGGCCGTGGCGATGCCCCGCCGACCCTGACGTGCGTTGCCGCCGCGATGGACCCCTACCCGCCCAGCACTTCTCTGGTCACGGTGCCTTGGCCCCGCAACGAGCGGGGAGCGCTCGCCGGCCTGAAGACCACGTCGTACGCAGAGAACGTGGTCGCGCTGGCCCATGCCGCCGAGCAGGGCGCGACCGAGGCGCTGTTCGTCAACCTCGCCGGGCACATCTGCGAGGGCACCGGGAGCAACATCTTCTACGTCGTCGACGGCGAACTGCGTACGCCGACCCTGGCCAGCGGCTGTCTCGCCGGGGTGACCCGCAAGCTGGTGCTGGAGTGGTTCGGGGGAGTCGAGGTCGACGAGCCGAGCGCCGTGCTCGAGCGCGCCAGTGAGATCTTCCTGGTCTCGACCACTCGAGACGTCCAAGCAGTGCACACCCTCGACGGGCGCAGCTATCCCGACCCCGGACCTGTCACTGCCGAGGCTGCGAAGGTGTGGGCGCTGAAGGAGGCCGAGCACGCCGATCCGTGAGGCGTTGCCTCAGATCGCCAGCAGCTGGTCGATCAGGTCGTCGACGTCGATGTGTGCGGACTCGGTTCCGTTCGGAACCAGAGCGTGTGTACGACCGAGGAAGGCGGACACGTCGCGCGCCGGCGCCTGCACCAACAGCTCGCCGTCGGGTGAGGCCAGCTCGATGATCACGATCGCGCGGCCCTCAGCGTCCAGGCACGGCCAGATGTGTACGTCGCCGTCGCCGGCGGGTTCGTTCTGTCCTTGTGAGAGCAGCTCGCGAGCGAAGGTCCACACGACCTCGCGCCACGCGGTCCGGAAGGTCGCGGTCACTGCGAAGGGGTCGCTGGGCGCATAGCCGAACGTCGTGGTGAGGGCCATCGTCCGGCCATCGGCATCGACGCAACGCAGGACGATGTCCTGGCTGATCTGATGGTCGATCTGCTGGCTGGTGGACCGAGACTCGCCGTCGTTCAGCATCGCGGTGTTCCTTCCTCTCCCCAGCAGGCCCGCAATTCGCGGTCCTGCACGGGAGTAACGAGGCAACGGCCGACTAATGACGCCAGGACGCGAGAAATGTGCGTCACATCCGAGGCGGCGGGGCCAGAGCTGCGTTCCTGCGAAGGCTCGTGGACCTCGATTGAGTGACCGGGCAGGGCATGCGTTAGAGTTCCCCAGCACCTGCGGGCGATTGGCGCAGTGGTAGCGCGCTTCGTTCACACCGAAGAGGTCACTGGTTCGAACCCAGTATCGCCCACCGCATAAGTGCAGGTAAGAGCCCCTTTCGAGGGGCTCTTCCTGTTTTCGGGGGACACATCGGAACGGCCGCACCGCTTCTCTGGCCGTCGAGACTGCCTGGCGCCGCCGATGCGTCATGCTTGCAGTCAGGCGCCTCTCGCTAGGCTCGCCACAGTCCACGCCCCGGTTCGGTGGGCGTCTGTGAGGAGGCACCGTGTTCTTCGACAACAAGCCGTGCACCGTGTGTGGATCAGAGGTGGAGCTGCGTGCTCGCGACGTCGCGACCGAGGAGCCCTCGGGTGCACCGGTCGGACCGACTGACGGGGTGGTCGGCGCCGGCGACGAGACGACGGACGAACGCGTCTGCACCAACAGCGCGTGTCCCAGCAACATGGGCAACAGTCATACGAGCACTGACAGCGTCTGAGTGACGGAGCGGAGCGGATCGCATGCCTGACTCCCCGGACGTCGAACGCACTCCCGACGGGCACTACCTGGTCATCGACGGGCGACGCTGGCGCGCCAGCGACCCCGGGATCCCCGATGCCTTGCGCCAGGAGCTGGTCGATGAGCTGATGGCAGCCCGTCGCGCCGTACGCACCCAAGGTGACGAGGCACGCCCCCGCGTCAACGACGCCAAGGTGGCGCTCGGCGAGCGGGGACGAGCGTGGTGGGAGCAGCCCACGGAGGACGAGTCGGCCGAACGGATAGCTGCCACGATCAGGGCTCTTCTGCGAAAGCGCGACGGCAGCTCCATCTGTCCCAGTGACGCCGCTCGTGTGGTCGGTGGTGAGTCCTGGCGCGAGCGGTTGGATCAGGTACGTGCGGTGGCAGGCGAGATGGCGGCACGCGGGGTGGTCGTGGTGACCAAGGGGGAGGAGCAGGTCACCGTGAAGGCCCCGGGGCCGATCAGGTTGCGCCGTGGTCCTGGGTTCGACGCTCGGTCCGATCAGGGATCCCCTCACCCCTAGGGTGGCCTCGTGACCAAGAAGGAAAGCCTCCTGCGGGTTCGTGGGCTGCGGATGGCCTACGGCGAGTACGACGTGTTGCGCGGGCTGGACTTCGACGTCGCCGCCGGCAGCGCCACCGTGCTGGTGGGCCGCAACGGCGTCGGCAAGTCGACGGTGCTGCGCCTGGTCACCGGCGTCGAGGAACCCTCCGCGGGCACGATCGAGCTGTCGGGAGCTCCGCTCGACGAGCGCTCGGCCCTGGTCCGGGCCCAGCTGGCCGTGGTGATGGACGACATGGACTTCTTCCCCGACCTCAGCGTGGTCGAGCACCTGGACCTGATTGCGCGTGCGCATCGGGTCGAGTCCCCGGACGAGGTCGTTGACGATGTTCTCAGTGATGTGGGCCTGGTCCCGCAGGCTGGGCAGTTGCCCGGTTCCCTCTCCTCGGGGCAGAGGCGTCGGCTCGGACTCGCCAGTGCGTTCGTCCGGCCCCGCCGGTTCCTGATCCTCGACGAACCCGAGCAGCGTCTGGACGCGCAAGGCCTCGAGTGGCTCGTCGGTCGACTCGTCGCCGAGAAGAAGGCCGGGCTCGGCATCCTCTTCGCCAGCCATTCCCCGGTGCTGGTCGATGCGGTCGCGGACCGGGTGGTCAACCTGGACGAGGTCATGCCGCGCGACGGGGACGCGGGCGTCGCCAAGGATCAGACGTCCGACGTCGAGGAGGCGGACTCCTGAGCGCCGCATCGGCGGAGGTCCGTGAGCTGCGCAGTTGGATGCGGCACTGGCGCCGGGCACACGTCACCAGGCCGTTGAGTGACATCGTCAGCGACGGCTATGTCGCGATCTTCTCGGTCCTCATGCTCGGCTCCATGCTGGTAAGCGTGCTCCTGGGCGTTGCAGCGCTCTCCGACGAGCTGTGCACATCGACTGCGTGCAGGCAGGGGAGATCCCTGCTGCCACATCTGACCACCACCGGTGCGCTGGTCGCCGTACTCGCTCTCGCCCGCATGTTCGGCCCGGTCTTCGCCACCCCCGCGACCTCCTCGTGGCTGCTCACCACTACCGCGGATCGGGGTGCGTTGCTGCGCCCACGGTTGTGGGGATGGGCCGTGCTCGCGGCGATCGCGGCCGGACTGCTTGCTGCAGCCGCGACGCTCCTGGGTGGGTTCGGCACCCCGGCAATGCTCGGCTATTCGGTGTTCGCGGCGGTGCTTGCCACTGCGGTGGTCGCTCTGGCCGGCCTCTCCCAAGCCAGTCCACGTTGGCCGGCACGATCCCTGACCTGGGCTCTTGCTGGCCTGGTGTGGCTGGTCTTGTTGTTGCTGGCGCTCGAGCGCGCTCCGTTGCTCGCGACGCCTGCATCGGTGGCGACCCCAGCCATGGCCGCCGGGGCTGTGACAGGTGTGCTCACCGTTGCGCTGCTCGTGCTGGCGTTGCGGCGGGTGGCCCGATTGCGACGCCGCGACGTCGCGGCGGGCGGTAGCCTCGCGCCCGGTCTGTCCGGTGCAATGGCGACCCTCGACCTGGCGCTGATGTATGACGTCCTGCTCGGCCACCGCTGGCGGGCCAAGGGTTCAGTGACGCCTCGGCGAGGTGGACCGAGCGGCGTGGGTGCGTTGGTCTGGGCCGACGTCCTGCGACTGCGCCGTAGCCCGCGGTGGGTCGTGCTGATCGCCGCCTCCGTGGTCGTTCCCTATGCCGTTGGCGTCACCGGAGCCGAGCGGATCGTCTTCCTCGTCGGCGCACTGGTCGGGTTCGTGACCTGCCTTCCCCTGCTGGCATCCCTGCGGGTGCTGAGCCGCTCGTCCAGCGTCCTGCGCAACTTTCCCTTCCCCGTACCCCGCACCCGGGCGGCTGCTCTCGTGGTCCCCCTGGTGCTCCTCGCGCTGCACGGCCTGGCCACCATCCCGGTGCTCCACTCCGCGCTGGGACTGCGTTGGGACGAGGCCGCGGCCTGCGGGATCGCCTCGGGACTCTGCGCCCTGGCGGCCGCGACCCGCTGGGTGACCGGACGCCCGCCCGACTTCGGGCGACCGCTCGTGTCGAGTCCTGCCGGCGGTGTGCCCACGAACCTCTATGGCAGCATCCTGCGCGGTTTCGACATCCTGTTGCTCACGGCGGCACCGGTCCTGTTGGCGCCCGGAACGACGGCGGCGATGGTCTCGGTGACGCTGTCGGTGATTGTCCTGGCGGTGCTCACTGGCCGGGAATGAGCGGGCCTGAGCAAACCGGCG
It contains:
- a CDS encoding YihY/virulence factor BrkB family protein produces the protein MPSSTAKNQRGLLAKAMHLLWRLVVTTVASCMRYRVTGLAAEAAFFAILSMPPLIFALTGAIGYVGETFTSAQVEDMRQAVITLSSRALTESAVDNIIVPTFDDVIEGGRFDVISIGFVLALWSGSRALNVFVDTITIMHGLGGQRGIIRTRALSFSLYVLGLITGMVAIPLIIAGPKLVGSWLPSQFDPLYKLYWPTIVVLCICFLTTLYHVSVPVRTAWRYNLPGAVFSLTTWIVGSFFLRWVLTTTAADSRSIFGPLAAPIAVLLWLYIVSIAVLIGAALNAACDAVFPQNSTSKARTELLKKLNQVLPSRITDRIGRTEPVAHDVPEDRGPRPTPDKPSVPD
- a CDS encoding DUF6297 family protein; this encodes MRHWRRAHVTRPLSDIVSDGYVAIFSVLMLGSMLVSVLLGVAALSDELCTSTACRQGRSLLPHLTTTGALVAVLALARMFGPVFATPATSSWLLTTTADRGALLRPRLWGWAVLAAIAAGLLAAAATLLGGFGTPAMLGYSVFAAVLATAVVALAGLSQASPRWPARSLTWALAGLVWLVLLLLALERAPLLATPASVATPAMAAGAVTGVLTVALLVLALRRVARLRRRDVAAGGSLAPGLSGAMATLDLALMYDVLLGHRWRAKGSVTPRRGGPSGVGALVWADVLRLRRSPRWVVLIAASVVVPYAVGVTGAERIVFLVGALVGFVTCLPLLASLRVLSRSSSVLRNFPFPVPRTRAAALVVPLVLLALHGLATIPVLHSALGLRWDEAAACGIASGLCALAAATRWVTGRPPDFGRPLVSSPAGGVPTNLYGSILRGFDILLLTAAPVLLAPGTTAAMVSVTLSVIVLAVLTGRE
- a CDS encoding YciI family protein, which codes for MKRYLFLIAYEPGGWDQASVEEQQVFVDQHQAFSDYLAQHGREISAAALAGADTATTVRHESGELAVSDGPFAETVEMIGGYYDAELPDLDHATAAAALLPVCYSVEIRPTVAIGQ
- a CDS encoding potassium channel family protein, with the translated sequence MEEKTTSRTTPAGVALPARARSPWWELSRRLLLALGILFGTVLLVWLDREGYRDANDPTGAVDLIDAIYYTTVTLSTTGYGDITPVSSQARMINALVITPARIGFLVLLIGTTIEVLANQGREMFRIARWRKNMDNHVVVIGYGTKGRSAADTLIQNGLDPESIVVVDPRPSAREEANSDGLAVIAGDATRREVLRRARAEKASQVIITTDHDANTMMATLTVRQINPGAYIVAAVREQDNVPLVRQSGADAVVTSSEAVGRLLGLSSLSPTLGEVMEDLMTYGAGLEVAERDLLVSEVGKQPQRLPDQVIAVVRDEQVYRYFDPVVTQLARGDRLIVVRPSKEQPWAPRPGTNFEDTAEDD
- a CDS encoding DUF3253 domain-containing protein; translation: MPDSPDVERTPDGHYLVIDGRRWRASDPGIPDALRQELVDELMAARRAVRTQGDEARPRVNDAKVALGERGRAWWEQPTEDESAERIAATIRALLRKRDGSSICPSDAARVVGGESWRERLDQVRAVAGEMAARGVVVVTKGEEQVTVKAPGPIRLRRGPGFDARSDQGSPHP
- a CDS encoding acyl-CoA dehydrogenase family protein; this translates as MGSDIRASNNQAPPLIGHNVVTSDHALTDAISRHAGADVVGELIDLGAEAGTEEAREHGMLANKFHPELVNYDRFGNRVDEVEFHPSWHWLMERAVGHALAAAPWESDHPHAHVRRAAGFFAWSQTEPGHGCPISMTYAAVPALRADEAVAKQWTPLLASTSYDPGLRNPADKKGALAGMGMTEKQGGSDVRANVTEARPTSSDGNYTLHGHKWFTSAPMNDMFLVLAQAEQGVTCFVVPRVLEDGTRNQLDVVRLKDKLGNRSNASSELEFNGTWAHRLGDEGRGVRTIIEMVAATRLDCVLGSASLMRRSLAEASWHVAHRSAFGGLLADKPLMQNVIADLAVESEAATALAIRLAAAVDNPNDPHEAAFRRIALPLAKFWVCKRTPFMVAEALECLGGNGYVEESGLPLLFRESPLNSVWEGSGNVNALDVLRALTREPEALNAWITEVGKAHGADPRLDAAVQHALEMLGDTASLEVGARRLAGLMAACLQGSLLVRFAPAEIADAFCASRLGTSYNGTFGTLQGADFRSIVERTTPTI
- a CDS encoding YciI family protein — its product is MRRYLILLPAPEAEWAKLPPEEHQKGMASHGQFHEDLAAGGHRIIAVSPLEPSALATSMRPDGNGGATVTDGPFTESVEQIVGFYLIESDNEDELRELCTRFASRGELIEFRRLPE
- a CDS encoding aminotransferase class IV, coding for MRAWVNGRILDNPADPAITVSDHGFTVGDGVFEAVKVVDGQPFALTRHLDRLAVSARGLGLPAVDDALVRRAVAESLEGQDLTLGRLRITYTGGVAPLGSGRGDAPPTLTCVAAAMDPYPPSTSLVTVPWPRNERGALAGLKTTSYAENVVALAHAAEQGATEALFVNLAGHICEGTGSNIFYVVDGELRTPTLASGCLAGVTRKLVLEWFGGVEVDEPSAVLERASEIFLVSTTRDVQAVHTLDGRSYPDPGPVTAEAAKVWALKEAEHADP
- a CDS encoding SsgA family sporulation/cell division regulator; the encoded protein is MLNDGESRSTSQQIDHQISQDIVLRCVDADGRTMALTTTFGYAPSDPFAVTATFRTAWREVVWTFARELLSQGQNEPAGDGDVHIWPCLDAEGRAIVIIELASPDGELLVQAPARDVSAFLGRTHALVPNGTESAHIDVDDLIDQLLAI
- a CDS encoding ABC transporter ATP-binding protein: MTKKESLLRVRGLRMAYGEYDVLRGLDFDVAAGSATVLVGRNGVGKSTVLRLVTGVEEPSAGTIELSGAPLDERSALVRAQLAVVMDDMDFFPDLSVVEHLDLIARAHRVESPDEVVDDVLSDVGLVPQAGQLPGSLSSGQRRRLGLASAFVRPRRFLILDEPEQRLDAQGLEWLVGRLVAEKKAGLGILFASHSPVLVDAVADRVVNLDEVMPRDGDAGVAKDQTSDVEEADS